A window of the Gemmatirosa kalamazoonensis genome harbors these coding sequences:
- the pnuC gene encoding nicotinamide riboside transporter PnuC, which produces MELGPLLEIVRARALEIVATLFGIVSVWLSTRENIWSWPTALVNVLLSVPVYFAARLYSDMGLQVVYAALSVYGWYEWLHGGENRTELPVSRTPRQQVPLLVLVGVVTAAILGTIAARLTNASWPYLDASLTAASLVAQWMMTRKLLENWAVWIAVDIVYVPLLAYKHLYEFAVLYVIFLGLAIAGHVEWRRSLREHRGALTLAPASPD; this is translated from the coding sequence ACGCTGTTCGGCATCGTCAGCGTGTGGCTCAGCACGCGCGAGAACATCTGGAGCTGGCCGACCGCGCTCGTGAACGTGCTCCTCTCGGTGCCCGTCTACTTCGCGGCGCGGCTGTACTCCGACATGGGGCTGCAGGTCGTCTACGCCGCGCTGTCGGTCTACGGGTGGTACGAGTGGCTGCACGGCGGCGAGAACCGCACCGAGCTGCCGGTCTCGCGCACGCCGCGGCAGCAGGTGCCGCTGCTCGTCCTCGTCGGTGTGGTGACCGCGGCGATCCTCGGCACCATCGCCGCGCGGCTGACGAACGCGAGCTGGCCCTATCTCGATGCATCGCTCACCGCGGCGAGCCTCGTCGCGCAGTGGATGATGACGCGCAAGCTGCTCGAGAACTGGGCCGTGTGGATCGCCGTGGACATCGTCTACGTGCCGCTGCTCGCGTACAAGCATCTCTACGAGTTCGCCGTGCTGTACGTGATCTTCCTCGGCCTCGCGATTGCGGGCCACGTGGAGTGGCGCCGATCGCTGCGCGAGCACCGCGGCGCGCTGACGCTCGCCCCCGCCTCACCCGATTGA
- a CDS encoding DUF4440 domain-containing protein yields the protein MSRSVLLATVVSVLGASAAHAQVRVTKDPVPAPKPAGGATRRPVPSTAAAPRPTTAVAAVRALADADVAFARLGHDRGWKDALLATLADDAILFRPRPVGARAWVAASTFPPGEFTWAPAWGAVSADGSLGVTTGPIAFHSTGPDSSATGQYVTVWTRTAATAPWRMLLQLTVPGPQAPEVTFAPHQPTGDGRPRGGPGAVDASRATLFIADRGLAAAARADGQAAAVARVALPDIHLLRTGALPFVGVDSVRTVLAARDADARFASQITDLRMARSGDFGVAYGAYERRTAAGALTEEGNYVRVWERQPDGGWRILLDATAPLTMR from the coding sequence ATGTCCCGCTCCGTCCTCCTCGCCACGGTCGTCTCGGTGCTCGGCGCGTCGGCCGCGCACGCCCAGGTCCGCGTCACGAAGGATCCCGTGCCGGCGCCGAAGCCGGCCGGTGGTGCCACGCGTCGTCCCGTGCCGTCGACCGCCGCGGCACCACGCCCCACGACCGCCGTCGCCGCCGTGCGCGCGCTCGCCGACGCCGACGTCGCGTTCGCGCGGCTCGGCCACGACCGCGGGTGGAAGGACGCGCTGCTCGCCACGCTCGCCGACGACGCGATCCTGTTCCGCCCGCGCCCGGTCGGCGCCCGCGCGTGGGTCGCCGCGTCGACGTTCCCGCCGGGGGAGTTCACCTGGGCACCGGCGTGGGGCGCCGTCTCCGCCGACGGCAGCCTGGGCGTGACGACGGGACCGATCGCGTTCCACTCCACGGGGCCCGACTCCTCGGCCACCGGGCAGTACGTCACCGTGTGGACGCGCACCGCGGCGACGGCGCCGTGGAGGATGCTGCTCCAGCTCACCGTCCCCGGGCCGCAGGCGCCGGAGGTGACGTTCGCCCCGCACCAGCCGACCGGCGACGGCCGGCCGCGCGGCGGCCCCGGCGCGGTGGACGCGAGCCGAGCGACGCTGTTCATCGCGGACCGCGGGCTGGCGGCGGCCGCCCGCGCCGACGGACAGGCCGCGGCGGTGGCGAGAGTGGCGCTGCCCGACATACATCTCCTGCGCACCGGCGCGCTGCCGTTCGTCGGCGTGGACTCGGTGCGCACCGTGCTGGCGGCGCGCGACGCGGACGCCCGCTTCGCGTCGCAGATCACCGACCTGCGGATGGCGCGGTCGGGGGACTTCGGGGTGGCGTACGGGGCGTACGAGCGGCGGACGGCGGCCGGCGCGCTCACCGAGGAGGGGAACTACGTGCGCGTGTGGGAGCGGCAGCCCGACGGCGGCT